In Aminobacterium sp. MB27-C1, a single genomic region encodes these proteins:
- the rbr gene encoding rubrerythrin: protein MDLKGSKTEANLREAFAGESQARNKYTYYASKAKKEGLNQIAALFEETANNEKEHAKIWFKLLHDGIPTTDENLKDAAAGENYEWTEMYESFAKDAEEEGFTKIAYLFKAVAQIEKEHEERYLHLLKNLEEGKVFVREDKKAWKCANCGHIYYGEKAPEVCPVCDHPQAYFEIKAENY, encoded by the coding sequence ATGGACTTGAAAGGTTCTAAAACCGAAGCTAACTTGAGAGAAGCATTTGCAGGAGAGTCACAGGCTAGAAACAAGTACACCTACTATGCCTCTAAAGCCAAAAAAGAGGGACTCAACCAAATAGCAGCCCTTTTTGAAGAGACGGCTAACAATGAAAAAGAACACGCCAAAATTTGGTTCAAATTGTTGCACGACGGAATCCCCACGACAGATGAGAATTTAAAAGATGCTGCTGCCGGAGAAAATTACGAATGGACCGAAATGTATGAGAGCTTTGCTAAAGATGCAGAAGAAGAGGGCTTTACAAAAATTGCATATCTTTTCAAAGCTGTTGCTCAGATAGAGAAAGAGCACGAAGAGCGCTACTTGCATTTACTTAAAAACCTTGAAGAGGGGAAAGTTTTTGTAAGAGAAGATAAAAAGGCATGGAAATGTGCTAATTGTGGCCATATCTATTATGGAGAAAAAGCGCCAGAAGTTTGCCCCGTTTGTGACCATCCCCAGGCTTATTTTGAAATAAAAGCTGAAAATTATTAG